Proteins encoded together in one Citromicrobium bathyomarinum window:
- a CDS encoding antibiotic biosynthesis monooxygenase, translating to MYLVVFRSRKRARYDAAAYAEHADAMEALAREQPGFLAVKTYAADDGETVTISEWATREAAKAWRCHPDHAGVQGAGRKHYYARYTMFTCLDPQVIHYQHDEPDEEDA from the coding sequence ATGTACCTGGTCGTCTTCCGCAGCCGCAAACGCGCCCGCTACGACGCGGCGGCCTATGCCGAACACGCCGATGCGATGGAGGCGCTCGCGCGCGAGCAGCCCGGCTTCCTCGCCGTGAAGACCTACGCCGCCGATGATGGCGAGACGGTGACGATCTCCGAATGGGCGACGCGCGAGGCGGCCAAGGCGTGGCGCTGCCACCCGGACCATGCCGGCGTTCAGGGCGCGGGCAGGAAGCATTACTATGCCCGCTACACGATGTTCACCTGCCTCGACCCGCAGGTGATCCACTACCAACATGATGAGCCAGACGAAGAGGACGCATGA
- the gltX gene encoding glutamate--tRNA ligase — translation MIVTRFAPSPTGRLHVGNLRTALHNWLLARKGDDEGPGKFLLRIDDTDAERSREEYVTAIREDLAWLGLEPDAEFRQSQRLDLYEDAFAKLKDAGRVYPAYETAQELELKRKIALGRGLPPIYDRAALSMSEDERAAKEAEGIAPHWRFKLDHDELIAWEDGVRGPQKFDPAQRSDPVIRRADGSWLYMLPSVIDDMDMGVTDVLRGEDHVSNTAVQVQMFTALHAAGVGPDHCDVIDSFPRFGHTALLVGKEGKLSKRLGSLSCEALREQGIEPEAILSLLARLGTSQPVEPIADRATLIEGFDLESFGRAPAKFDEAELERLNAAIVHQMDYAQVQDRLPGGIDEAGWHAIRPNLSHVGEAAELWRLVTGPIEQPAFSDEDRAFLADAADALTWGDNPWGALTSTLKERTGRKGKPLFLPLRQALTGMDHGPDMGELLPLIGETQARARLERAAG, via the coding sequence ATGATCGTCACCCGCTTCGCGCCTTCACCCACGGGCCGCCTCCACGTCGGCAACCTGCGCACTGCGCTTCACAACTGGCTGCTCGCCCGGAAGGGCGACGATGAAGGGCCGGGCAAGTTCCTGCTTCGGATCGACGATACCGATGCAGAGCGAAGCCGCGAGGAATATGTCACCGCGATCCGCGAAGACCTCGCCTGGCTGGGACTGGAACCCGATGCCGAGTTCCGCCAGTCGCAGCGGCTCGACCTGTATGAAGACGCCTTTGCCAAGCTGAAGGACGCAGGCCGGGTATATCCCGCCTACGAGACCGCGCAGGAGCTGGAGCTTAAGCGCAAGATCGCGCTGGGGCGCGGCCTGCCCCCGATCTACGACCGCGCGGCGCTCTCGATGAGCGAGGACGAGCGCGCCGCGAAGGAAGCCGAAGGCATCGCCCCGCACTGGCGCTTCAAGCTCGACCATGACGAACTGATTGCGTGGGAAGACGGCGTGCGCGGCCCGCAGAAATTCGATCCCGCGCAGCGTTCCGATCCGGTTATCCGCCGCGCCGACGGCAGCTGGCTCTACATGCTGCCAAGCGTGATCGACGACATGGACATGGGCGTGACCGACGTGCTGCGCGGGGAGGACCATGTGTCCAACACTGCCGTCCAGGTGCAGATGTTCACCGCGCTGCATGCGGCCGGGGTCGGGCCCGATCACTGCGATGTGATCGACAGCTTCCCGCGCTTCGGCCACACCGCGCTGCTGGTCGGCAAGGAAGGCAAGCTGTCCAAGCGCCTCGGCTCGCTGTCGTGCGAGGCATTGCGCGAGCAGGGGATCGAGCCGGAGGCGATCCTTTCGCTGCTGGCGCGGCTGGGCACCAGTCAGCCGGTCGAGCCGATCGCCGACCGTGCGACGCTGATCGAAGGCTTCGATCTGGAGAGCTTCGGCCGCGCGCCGGCCAAGTTCGACGAGGCGGAGCTGGAGCGGCTCAACGCGGCGATCGTCCACCAGATGGATTATGCGCAGGTGCAGGATCGCCTGCCCGGGGGAATCGACGAGGCGGGCTGGCACGCTATCCGGCCCAACCTGTCGCATGTCGGCGAGGCGGCCGAGCTTTGGCGGCTGGTCACCGGGCCGATCGAGCAGCCCGCATTCTCCGACGAAGACCGCGCGTTTCTGGCCGACGCGGCGGATGCGCTGACATGGGGCGACAATCCGTGGGGCGCGCTGACCTCCACGCTGAAAGAGCGCACCGGGCGCAAGGGCAAGCCGCTGTTCCTGCCGCTGCGTCAGGCGCTGACCGGCATGGACCACGGCCCCGACATGGGCGAACTGCTGCCGCTGATCGGCGAGACGCAAGCGCGCGCCCGGCTGGAGCGGGCGGCTGGCTAG
- the pyk gene encoding pyruvate kinase — protein sequence MPKPDPQLSPRSRKVKILATVGPASSDPEMLRRLFRAGVDAFRVNMSHGEQATHAKTIAAIRALEKEFDRPIAILADLQGPKLRVGTFKDGKAVIRHSGHFTLDRDPTPGDETRVHLPHPELFGILEKGQRLLINDGKIRLKVIRADEDAILCSAEVGGVISDRKGVNVPDAEVPIPALTDKDRKDLAFACQQGADWIALSFVQRPEDVAEARKLMTATDGMMPALCAKIEKPSAVRRLSEIVDLSDGIMVARGDLGVELDPEDVPPLQKRIVDMTRQAGKPVIVATQMLESMIESPAPTRAEVSDVANAVYDGADAVMLSAETAAGEWPEETVAIMDRIVTKVEQDEGYRARMKFLETKADPTTADALSHACSTIAETVSVAAITVFTFSGSTARRVARERPSVPMLVLTPQKRVARRVALLWGAHAVVTRDILSFEEMIGKGKRMALRHGFGKAGNKLIVLAGVPFGTPGSTNLLHVVSLSGDELKGR from the coding sequence ATGCCCAAGCCCGATCCCCAGCTCAGCCCCCGAAGCCGCAAGGTCAAGATCCTCGCCACCGTCGGCCCCGCCAGCAGCGATCCGGAGATGCTGCGCCGCCTGTTCCGCGCCGGCGTCGATGCGTTCCGCGTTAACATGAGCCATGGCGAGCAGGCGACTCACGCCAAGACCATCGCCGCGATCCGCGCGCTGGAGAAGGAATTCGACCGCCCGATCGCGATCCTCGCCGACCTTCAGGGGCCCAAACTGCGCGTGGGCACCTTCAAGGACGGCAAGGCGGTGATTCGCCATTCGGGGCACTTCACGCTTGATCGCGACCCTACGCCGGGCGACGAAACCCGCGTCCACCTGCCCCACCCCGAGCTGTTCGGCATCCTCGAAAAAGGCCAGCGGCTGCTGATCAATGACGGCAAGATCCGCCTGAAGGTGATCCGCGCGGACGAGGACGCGATCCTGTGCTCGGCAGAAGTCGGCGGAGTCATCTCCGACCGCAAGGGCGTCAACGTGCCCGATGCCGAGGTGCCGATCCCCGCGCTGACCGACAAGGACCGCAAGGATCTGGCCTTCGCCTGCCAGCAGGGCGCGGACTGGATCGCGCTCTCCTTCGTGCAGCGGCCCGAAGATGTGGCCGAAGCGCGCAAGCTGATGACCGCGACCGACGGGATGATGCCCGCGCTGTGCGCCAAGATCGAAAAGCCGAGCGCAGTGCGCCGCCTGTCCGAAATCGTCGACCTTTCAGACGGGATCATGGTCGCGCGCGGGGATCTGGGCGTGGAGCTGGACCCGGAAGACGTGCCCCCGCTGCAGAAGCGGATCGTCGACATGACGCGGCAGGCGGGCAAGCCGGTGATCGTCGCCACCCAGATGCTCGAATCGATGATCGAGAGCCCTGCGCCGACGCGCGCCGAAGTCTCCGACGTCGCCAATGCGGTGTACGACGGCGCGGATGCGGTGATGCTCAGCGCCGAGACTGCGGCGGGCGAATGGCCCGAGGAAACCGTCGCGATCATGGACCGGATCGTGACCAAGGTGGAGCAGGACGAGGGCTATCGCGCGCGGATGAAGTTCCTCGAAACGAAGGCCGATCCGACCACCGCCGACGCGCTCAGCCATGCATGCTCGACCATTGCCGAGACGGTCAGCGTGGCGGCGATCACGGTGTTCACCTTCTCCGGATCGACCGCGCGGCGCGTTGCGCGCGAGCGGCCTTCTGTGCCGATGCTGGTACTGACCCCGCAGAAACGGGTCGCCCGGCGGGTCGCGCTGCTATGGGGCGCGCACGCGGTGGTGACGCGCGACATCCTCAGCTTCGAAGAAATGATCGGCAAGGGCAAGCGGATGGCGCTGCGCCACGGCTTCGGCAAGGCGGGCAACAAGCTGATCGTGCTGGCGGGGGTGCCCTTCGGCACCCCGGGCAGCACCAACCTGCTGCACGTCGTCTCGCTCAGCGGGGACGAACTGAAGGGGCGGTGA
- a CDS encoding DUF1244 domain-containing protein translates to MAQSPDPLDQLDDAVAAAAFRRLVRHLRHRHDAQNIDLMGLSGFCRNCLADWIRDAGYDGDKAQARELIHGMPQDEWKATRQTPATQEQLDRMEASLKKNRVD, encoded by the coding sequence ATGGCGCAATCACCCGATCCCCTCGACCAGCTGGACGATGCGGTCGCCGCCGCCGCGTTCCGGCGGCTGGTGCGCCACCTGCGCCATCGCCACGATGCGCAGAACATCGATCTGATGGGCCTGTCCGGCTTCTGCCGCAATTGCCTGGCCGACTGGATTCGCGATGCGGGCTATGACGGCGACAAGGCGCAGGCCCGCGAGCTGATCCACGGGATGCCTCAGGACGAGTGGAAGGCGACCCGCCAGACCCCCGCCACGCAGGAGCAGCTCGACCGGATGGAGGCGAGCCTCAAGAAGAATCGCGTGGATTAG
- a CDS encoding arsenate reductase, translating into MTTTLNGIPNCDTVKKARKWLEAQGIEHSFRDFKKDAPSADEVGGWADVAGWEVLLNKRGTTFRKLDEGDKADLSQEKAIALMVQHPSLIKRPVLEHEGGLLVGFREPEWKDELC; encoded by the coding sequence ATGACCACCACGCTCAACGGCATTCCCAATTGCGATACGGTCAAGAAGGCGAGGAAGTGGCTGGAGGCGCAGGGCATCGAGCACAGCTTCCGCGACTTCAAGAAGGACGCGCCGAGCGCCGACGAGGTCGGCGGCTGGGCCGATGTCGCGGGCTGGGAAGTGCTGCTCAACAAGCGCGGCACGACGTTTCGCAAGCTGGACGAGGGCGACAAGGCAGATCTCAGCCAAGAGAAGGCGATTGCCTTGATGGTGCAACATCCAAGCCTGATCAAACGCCCCGTACTCGAACATGAGGGCGGCCTGCTGGTCGGCTTCAGGGAACCGGAATGGAAGGATGAATTGTGCTGA
- a CDS encoding EAL domain-containing protein: MIDKQMAILGERNLLLAWRLRELTSHLPSLCALHSFAALACVVALWGHPAATYGLPWAATIAFCNFRQWRLSLDFYPDTIDVTHLRKFHRELQIAANTETAFWVLGAVVFFPTLFNAHPVFFAVLTAGLLASSVIAYRSMPAPLTSYLGGAMLAAAVLSFTMRDEFSWPSLMLALAFGYALIRSTRRQGRQFEQSCREQFDQRRTAETVKLLLHEYEESSSDWLWEVDEGNCLMNVCERFGHAAGVDRDFLEGRELVGLFDAGPARERLATLLLDRVRFRDLALEITVGTEKRWWTISGNPASDGSVRGVLRDVTESRQTEQRVARMARYDQLTELANRHLFNESLNEMLAGTGRRRRIALLYIDLDHFKSVNDTLGHHVGDGLVRAAARRILGVIREHDLAARLGGDEFAVLLTRVRNLEAVHQCAERIVEAMAQPFNIDGQTVRVSASVGVGYSEDDSIDGEELMRQADLALYAAKRAGRSTFADYDPSLNHNEHARRNLELDLRTAITEGQFTLVYQPQVCLKTGKWTGKETLVRWEHPVRGRILPGEFIDIAEETGLIIPLGEWIIRQAIEEAASWDEPHRIAINLSPVQMCNPNLVTVLTNAIVEAQIDPQRVEIEITESALMHDSESNVELLHRLRDLGVRIALDDFGTGYSSLNYLRAFPFDKIKIDRCFVSEMLERADCQAIVRNVIMLARALGMETTAEGVETKEQYDWLKRHGCQEAQGYYISRPMESELAARPSAAPLDTQPDHRPAQEQIASNVHPIRCQVA; encoded by the coding sequence GTGATCGATAAACAGATGGCGATTCTGGGGGAGCGCAATCTTCTGCTCGCCTGGCGACTGCGCGAACTGACCTCCCATCTGCCATCGCTGTGCGCGCTTCATTCCTTCGCGGCGCTGGCCTGCGTGGTCGCGCTGTGGGGCCATCCTGCCGCCACCTACGGCTTGCCATGGGCGGCAACGATTGCCTTTTGCAATTTCCGCCAATGGCGTCTCTCGCTGGATTTCTATCCCGACACGATCGATGTCACGCACCTTCGCAAGTTCCACCGTGAACTGCAGATTGCCGCAAACACCGAAACCGCGTTCTGGGTGCTGGGCGCGGTGGTGTTCTTCCCCACCCTGTTCAATGCGCATCCGGTGTTCTTCGCGGTCCTGACCGCGGGACTGCTGGCATCCTCGGTGATCGCCTACCGCTCGATGCCTGCGCCGCTGACCAGTTATCTGGGCGGGGCGATGCTGGCGGCAGCAGTGCTGTCCTTCACCATGAGAGACGAATTTTCCTGGCCCTCGCTCATGCTCGCGCTCGCGTTCGGCTACGCGCTGATCCGTTCGACCCGGCGGCAGGGGCGCCAGTTCGAACAGTCCTGCCGCGAACAGTTCGACCAGCGACGGACCGCCGAAACGGTCAAGCTGCTGCTCCACGAATACGAGGAGTCCTCGTCCGACTGGCTGTGGGAGGTCGACGAGGGCAATTGCCTGATGAACGTATGCGAACGCTTCGGCCATGCCGCCGGGGTCGACCGCGACTTTCTCGAAGGGCGCGAGCTGGTCGGCCTGTTCGATGCCGGCCCGGCGCGAGAGAGGCTGGCGACGCTGCTGCTCGACCGGGTGCGGTTCCGCGATCTTGCACTGGAAATCACCGTGGGCACAGAAAAGCGCTGGTGGACCATCTCCGGCAATCCGGCCAGCGACGGCTCCGTGCGCGGTGTGCTGCGCGATGTGACCGAGAGCCGCCAGACCGAACAGCGGGTCGCGCGGATGGCACGTTACGACCAGCTGACCGAGCTCGCCAACCGCCATCTGTTCAACGAAAGCCTGAACGAAATGCTTGCCGGAACCGGCAGGCGGCGGCGGATCGCGCTGCTCTATATCGACCTCGACCACTTCAAGTCGGTCAACGACACGCTCGGCCATCATGTCGGCGACGGGCTGGTCCGCGCGGCTGCGCGCCGGATTCTCGGCGTGATCCGCGAACACGATCTCGCCGCGCGGCTGGGAGGCGACGAATTCGCGGTCCTGCTGACCCGGGTGCGCAATCTCGAAGCGGTCCACCAGTGTGCGGAGCGGATCGTGGAAGCGATGGCGCAGCCGTTCAATATCGATGGGCAGACGGTGCGCGTGTCCGCCTCGGTCGGGGTCGGCTACAGCGAGGATGACAGCATCGACGGCGAAGAGCTGATGCGCCAGGCCGACCTTGCACTGTATGCCGCAAAGCGCGCCGGCCGATCGACCTTCGCCGATTACGACCCCTCGCTCAATCACAACGAACACGCCCGCCGCAATCTGGAGCTCGACCTGCGCACCGCGATCACGGAAGGGCAGTTCACGCTCGTCTACCAGCCGCAGGTGTGTCTCAAGACCGGCAAGTGGACCGGCAAGGAAACGCTTGTTCGGTGGGAACATCCCGTGCGTGGGCGGATCCTGCCGGGCGAGTTCATCGATATCGCAGAAGAGACCGGGCTGATCATCCCGCTGGGCGAATGGATCATCCGCCAGGCGATCGAGGAAGCGGCCAGCTGGGACGAGCCGCACCGGATCGCGATCAACCTCTCGCCAGTGCAGATGTGCAATCCGAACCTCGTCACCGTGCTGACCAACGCCATCGTCGAAGCGCAGATTGACCCGCAGAGGGTCGAGATCGAGATCACCGAGAGCGCGCTGATGCACGACAGCGAGAGCAATGTGGAACTGCTCCATCGCCTGCGCGATCTGGGCGTGCGGATCGCGCTCGACGATTTCGGGACGGGCTATTCCTCGCTCAACTACCTGCGCGCCTTCCCCTTCGACAAGATCAAGATCGACCGATGCTTCGTCTCGGAAATGCTGGAGCGCGCCGATTGCCAGGCGATCGTCCGCAACGTCATCATGCTCGCCCGGGCGCTGGGCATGGAAACCACTGCCGAGGGCGTCGAGACGAAGGAGCAGTACGACTGGCTGAAACGGCACGGCTGCCAGGAGGCGCAGGGCTATTACATCTCGCGCCCGATGGAGAGCGAGCTGGCGGCCCGACCCTCCGCTGCGCCGCTAGATACTCAGCCCGATCACCGGCCCGCGCAGGAGCAAATCGCCTCCAACGTCCACCCGATCCGCTGCCAGGTGGCCTAG
- a CDS encoding heavy metal-binding domain-containing protein, translated as MASPWRTAETGIIVTTTPTVEGRPVQDYLGIVTGEAIIGANMFRDLFAGIRDIVGGRAGSYEKVLKEARHDAIQEMQAEAQKLGANAVVGVDLDYEVIGDTGSMLMVSASGTAVRI; from the coding sequence ATGGCCAGCCCGTGGAGAACCGCCGAAACCGGCATCATCGTCACCACCACGCCCACCGTCGAGGGGCGTCCGGTGCAGGATTACCTCGGCATCGTGACCGGCGAGGCGATCATCGGCGCGAACATGTTCCGCGACCTCTTCGCCGGGATTCGCGACATCGTGGGCGGGCGCGCAGGCTCCTATGAAAAGGTGCTGAAAGAAGCGCGCCACGACGCGATTCAGGAAATGCAGGCCGAGGCGCAGAAGCTGGGTGCAAACGCGGTGGTCGGCGTCGATCTCGATTACGAGGTAATCGGCGATACCGGCTCGATGCTGATGGTGAGCGCCAGCGGTACGGCGGTGCGGATCTAG
- a CDS encoding YebC/PmpR family DNA-binding transcriptional regulator gives MAGHSKFKNIMHRKGAQDKKRSNLFSKLSREITVAAKMGMPDPDMNPRLRLAVNAAKAQSMPKDNIQRAIDKASANDGDNYEEVRYEGYGPGGSAIIVEALTDNRNRTATNIRTAFSKNGGNLGTEGSVAHGFERLGLIVYPADAGDEEKVLEAALEAGAEDIASSDDGHEIWTAPDDLHAVAENLEKSLGSAETVKLAWKPNLTVDMDEKNAGTLLKLIDALDDDDDVQTVWGNYDISDEVMEKLD, from the coding sequence ATGGCAGGCCATTCCAAATTCAAGAACATCATGCACCGCAAGGGTGCGCAGGACAAGAAACGGTCCAACCTGTTTTCCAAGCTTTCCCGCGAGATCACCGTCGCGGCGAAGATGGGCATGCCCGATCCGGACATGAACCCGCGCCTGCGGCTCGCGGTCAACGCGGCCAAGGCGCAGTCCATGCCGAAGGACAATATCCAGCGCGCGATCGACAAGGCCTCCGCCAACGACGGCGATAACTACGAGGAAGTGCGCTACGAAGGCTACGGCCCCGGCGGCAGCGCGATCATCGTCGAGGCGCTGACCGACAACCGCAACCGCACCGCAACCAATATCCGCACCGCGTTTTCCAAGAACGGCGGCAACCTCGGCACCGAAGGCTCGGTCGCGCATGGGTTCGAACGGCTCGGCCTGATCGTCTATCCCGCCGATGCGGGCGACGAGGAAAAGGTGCTGGAAGCCGCGCTGGAAGCGGGCGCGGAAGACATCGCGTCGAGCGACGACGGCCACGAGATCTGGACCGCGCCGGACGATCTGCACGCAGTGGCCGAAAACCTCGAAAAATCGCTCGGTTCGGCGGAGACCGTCAAGCTCGCGTGGAAGCCCAACCTGACCGTCGACATGGACGAGAAGAACGCAGGCACGCTCCTGAAGCTGATCGACGCGCTCGACGATGATGACGACGTGCAGACCGTCTGGGGCAATTACGACATCTCCGACGAGGTGATGGAGAAGCTGGACTAG
- a CDS encoding DUF2312 domain-containing protein — translation MAETTDDRLRLLIERIERLEEEKKGIADDIRDVYAEAKAVGYDPKIMRQIVRLRKMKPDDRSEQEMILDTYKAALGMG, via the coding sequence ATGGCCGAGACCACCGACGACCGCCTGCGCCTGCTGATCGAGCGCATCGAACGCCTCGAAGAAGAGAAGAAGGGCATCGCCGACGATATCCGCGACGTCTATGCCGAAGCCAAGGCGGTCGGTTACGACCCCAAGATCATGCGCCAGATCGTGCGCCTGCGGAAGATGAAGCCCGACGACCGCAGCGAGCAGGAAATGATCCTCGACACCTACAAGGCCGCGCTCGGCATGGGCTGA
- a CDS encoding GGDEF domain-containing protein: MAIAIDLHLTILGVIVGLILVSLLVHLALRRGSALGWMAAALLCVSVELLILRYGAHSRVGVAAIAVLVPAIYFFAAQAIREVTGLGLTSLRVTGIAAGLIALSLVLLTMPVPPTVQYVPFQLASIFLFLDGTLALARKRNRDAFENGLVALGFLVITGVILRVPMFPALLDEPTPWAVFDAALFERVYIQCMGVLNASLALLIVARIVAKVIVGYRHSSERDGLTELLNRRAFDALVGRPATAPGAIIMCDIDRFKQINDRFGHHVGDEVIRSFACMLSEHGHHAGRVGGEEFALLLLDTGLDEAAAQAERIRSAFDSLYHPAIGPDVQLSASFGVAAFEPGSSVRAAMRSADRALYTAKHTGRNRVTVAREEDALPAPLLSAA, from the coding sequence GTGGCGATAGCGATAGACCTGCATCTGACGATCCTGGGGGTGATCGTAGGATTGATCCTCGTGTCATTGCTCGTCCACCTTGCCTTGCGTCGTGGCTCCGCGCTCGGGTGGATGGCAGCGGCACTGCTGTGCGTATCGGTCGAGCTGCTGATCTTGCGTTACGGGGCGCATTCGCGAGTGGGCGTCGCAGCCATCGCCGTGCTGGTCCCCGCGATCTATTTCTTCGCCGCGCAGGCGATCCGCGAGGTGACCGGGCTTGGCCTCACGAGCCTTCGGGTCACCGGCATCGCCGCGGGTCTGATTGCGCTGTCACTCGTGCTTCTGACCATGCCGGTGCCCCCCACGGTGCAATACGTCCCTTTCCAGCTGGCGAGCATATTCCTCTTTCTGGACGGCACGCTCGCGCTTGCCCGAAAGCGCAACCGGGATGCGTTCGAAAACGGCCTGGTGGCGCTCGGGTTTCTCGTCATTACAGGCGTAATCCTGCGCGTGCCGATGTTTCCGGCCCTGCTGGACGAGCCCACCCCCTGGGCAGTGTTCGACGCTGCCCTGTTCGAGCGCGTCTACATTCAGTGCATGGGGGTGCTCAACGCGAGCCTCGCCCTGCTCATCGTCGCGCGGATCGTGGCAAAGGTGATCGTTGGATATCGTCACAGCTCCGAGCGCGACGGACTGACCGAACTGCTCAATCGCAGGGCTTTCGACGCACTGGTCGGCAGGCCCGCCACGGCCCCGGGCGCGATCATCATGTGCGACATCGACCGGTTCAAGCAGATCAACGACCGCTTCGGCCATCATGTCGGCGACGAGGTGATCCGATCCTTCGCCTGCATGCTAAGCGAGCACGGGCATCATGCAGGCCGCGTGGGTGGCGAGGAATTCGCGCTGCTGCTGCTCGATACCGGCCTCGACGAGGCGGCGGCGCAGGCAGAGCGGATCCGCAGCGCGTTCGACAGCCTGTACCATCCGGCGATCGGCCCCGACGTGCAGCTGAGCGCAAGTTTCGGAGTCGCCGCGTTCGAGCCCGGCAGCTCCGTTCGTGCAGCCATGCGCAGCGCCGACCGCGCGCTGTACACTGCCAAGCACACCGGCCGGAACCGCGTGACGGTCGCCCGCGAAGAAGACGCCTTGCCCGCACCGCTCCTCTCCGCAGCCTGA
- the ruvC gene encoding crossover junction endodeoxyribonuclease RuvC codes for MTIILGLDPSLTCTGWGVIRSEGSRLSHIANGQIATDAKAPMTERLAQLQRELAVVIEQYRPARGACEEIFLNKNPKSTLKLAQARGSVLAACGAHGLDVREHAARYVKKSVVGTGAAEKRQVQAMLKVLLPGVTIAGADAADALAVAIADAHAP; via the coding sequence ATGACCATCATCCTCGGCCTCGACCCCTCGCTCACCTGCACCGGCTGGGGCGTGATCCGCAGCGAGGGTTCGCGCCTCTCCCACATCGCCAACGGGCAGATCGCGACCGATGCGAAAGCGCCGATGACCGAGCGGCTGGCGCAGCTGCAGCGCGAGCTGGCGGTGGTGATCGAGCAGTATCGGCCCGCGCGAGGGGCGTGCGAGGAAATCTTCCTCAACAAGAATCCCAAATCCACGCTCAAGCTGGCGCAGGCGCGCGGCAGCGTGCTGGCCGCGTGCGGCGCGCACGGGCTCGACGTGCGCGAACATGCTGCGCGCTACGTCAAGAAGTCGGTGGTCGGCACCGGCGCGGCGGAGAAACGCCAGGTGCAGGCGATGCTCAAGGTGCTGCTGCCCGGGGTGACGATCGCCGGGGCGGACGCGGCGGATGCGCTGGCGGTCGCCATCGCCGATGCCCACGCGCCCTAG
- a CDS encoding histone deacetylase family protein has translation MRHFSDPAQAHHAPIRELHNGGWMDYAESPARFAALLDALGPGEPARDFGIEPILAVHDPAYVAFLREAHDLWLAAGREGDAMGYVFPVVARRALALDRIDAKIGAYAMDASTPVAAGTWAAAYGGAQSALTALDAVLGGDNAALALCRPPGHHCGADYMGGYCYLNNAAIAARAAQARGVRRIAILDVDYHHGNGTQDIFYDDGEVLFASIHADPKTDFPFYWGHADERGSGQGEGATLNLPLPQGPDWAGYAPALETALDTVRAHGADLLIVSYGADTFAEDPISHFRLRREDYATMGEMIATLGLPTLVVMEGGYAVDALGGNVAAFVGGWG, from the coding sequence ATGCGGCACTTCTCCGACCCCGCACAGGCCCACCACGCGCCCATCCGCGAACTGCATAATGGCGGATGGATGGACTACGCCGAAAGCCCGGCGCGCTTCGCCGCGCTGCTCGACGCGCTCGGCCCGGGGGAGCCCGCACGCGACTTCGGGATCGAGCCGATCCTCGCGGTCCACGACCCCGCCTATGTGGCCTTTCTGCGCGAGGCGCACGACCTGTGGCTCGCCGCCGGACGTGAGGGCGATGCGATGGGCTACGTCTTCCCGGTGGTCGCACGCCGCGCGCTCGCGCTCGACCGGATCGATGCAAAGATCGGGGCCTATGCAATGGACGCCTCGACGCCGGTCGCCGCCGGAACGTGGGCAGCGGCCTATGGCGGAGCGCAAAGCGCGCTGACCGCGCTCGATGCCGTACTGGGCGGAGACAACGCTGCCCTCGCGCTGTGTCGCCCGCCCGGGCACCATTGCGGGGCGGATTACATGGGCGGCTATTGCTACCTCAACAACGCCGCCATCGCCGCGCGCGCAGCGCAGGCGCGTGGGGTGCGCCGGATCGCGATCCTCGATGTCGACTACCACCACGGCAACGGCACGCAGGACATCTTCTACGATGATGGCGAGGTGTTGTTCGCTTCGATCCACGCCGATCCGAAGACCGATTTTCCCTTCTATTGGGGCCATGCCGACGAGCGCGGGAGCGGGCAGGGCGAGGGCGCGACGCTCAATCTGCCACTGCCGCAGGGCCCCGACTGGGCGGGCTATGCGCCCGCGCTCGAGACGGCGCTGGATACGGTGCGCGCGCATGGTGCGGACCTGCTGATCGTCTCCTACGGCGCGGATACCTTCGCCGAAGACCCGATCTCGCATTTCAGGCTAAGGCGAGAGGATTACGCCACGATGGGCGAGATGATCGCCACGCTCGGCCTGCCGACGCTGGTGGTGATGGAAGGCGGTTACGCGGTCGACGCGCTGGGCGGCAACGTCGCGGCGTTTGTGGGCGGCTGGGGCTAG